From Streptomyces sp. NBC_00237, a single genomic window includes:
- the tatA gene encoding Sec-independent protein translocase subunit TatA, which translates to MFRQIGAPELIIIALLILLLFGAKKLPDMARSLGKSARILKSEAKAMKSEGGQQASAPADPPSKDAKPEDDAPRTIKAAPGDVTSRPVTEPTDVKR; encoded by the coding sequence ATGTTCCGTCAGATCGGCGCCCCCGAACTGATCATCATTGCCCTGCTGATCCTGCTGCTGTTCGGTGCGAAGAAGCTTCCCGACATGGCGCGTTCGCTCGGCAAGTCCGCCCGCATCCTCAAGAGCGAGGCCAAGGCGATGAAGTCCGAGGGCGGCCAGCAGGCGAGCGCCCCCGCGGACCCGCCGTCGAAGGACGCCAAGCCGGAGGACGACGCTCCGCGCACCATCAAGGCCGCTCCGGGGGACGTGACCTCCCGTCCGGTGACCGAGCCGACCGACGTCAAGCGCTGA
- the tatC gene encoding twin-arginine translocase subunit TatC: MLKFARKQVKEKDPEGRMPLGEHLRELRNRLAVAVLAVVVIGIVALFWSNEIIAFLTDPVPKCTPGGIRTGGSCANLTYMDILSPFSTTVKVSFLTGVVVSAPVWLYQLWAFIAPGLHRNEKKYTYWFVAVAAPLFVAGAYTAYVVLPVSFKVLLGITPDGFENLLSLDTILDFSVRMVLVFGVAFEVPLVMIMLNFAKVVTGKQMVRWWRAVLMGVFVFGALATPSTDPVGMLALSGPIIVLYFIAVGIALLNDKRRERNNPDALLDDDEASALDLTPEAVGEIEPVASGGRRALPEQANGRSPKQLNGYDDIT, translated from the coding sequence TTGCTCAAGTTTGCCCGCAAGCAGGTGAAGGAAAAGGATCCCGAGGGGCGGATGCCGCTCGGGGAGCACCTGCGTGAGCTTCGCAACCGGCTTGCCGTGGCGGTCCTCGCGGTCGTCGTGATCGGCATCGTCGCCCTTTTCTGGAGCAACGAGATCATCGCGTTCCTGACCGACCCGGTGCCCAAGTGCACGCCGGGCGGGATCAGGACCGGCGGTTCCTGCGCCAACCTCACCTACATGGACATCCTGTCCCCCTTCTCCACCACGGTGAAGGTCAGTTTCCTGACCGGTGTGGTCGTCTCCGCGCCGGTCTGGCTCTACCAGCTGTGGGCGTTCATCGCCCCCGGTCTGCACCGGAACGAGAAGAAGTACACGTACTGGTTCGTGGCTGTGGCGGCTCCGCTGTTCGTCGCCGGCGCGTACACGGCGTACGTGGTGCTGCCGGTGAGCTTCAAGGTGCTGCTGGGCATCACGCCGGACGGCTTCGAGAACCTGCTGTCCCTGGACACGATCCTCGACTTCTCCGTCCGCATGGTCCTGGTCTTCGGCGTCGCCTTCGAGGTGCCGCTCGTCATGATCATGCTGAACTTCGCGAAGGTCGTCACCGGCAAGCAGATGGTCCGCTGGTGGCGGGCGGTCCTGATGGGCGTCTTCGTCTTCGGCGCGCTCGCGACCCCCTCGACCGACCCGGTCGGCATGCTGGCCCTGTCCGGGCCGATCATCGTCCTGTACTTCATCGCGGTGGGCATCGCGTTGCTCAACGACAAGCGCCGGGAGCGGAACAACCCGGACGCCCTGCTGGACGACGACGAGGCGTCCGCGCTCGACCTCACACCTGAGGCGGTGGGGGAGATCGAGCCGGTGGCCTCCGGTGGACGGCGCGCGTTGCCGGAGCAGGCGAACGGCCGCAGCCCGAAGCAGCTCAACGGTTACGACGACATCACCTGA
- a CDS encoding RNA helicase, translating to MTEDLSPAERYAASRIRAAEDATALAPFRALYEFDLDPFQIEACQALESGKGVLVAAPTGSGKTIVGEFAVHLALTQGGKCFYTTPIKALSNQKYQDLVKRYGADKVGLLTGDNSVNADAPVVVMTTEVLRNMLYAGSQSLLGLAYVVMDEVHYLSDRFRGAVWEEVIIHLPESVTLVSLSATVSNAEEFGDWLDTVRGDTAVIVSEHRPVPLWQHVLAGRKMYDLFEESDDGRGGRREVNPDLLRMARLENQKTYNPRDRRKGKMVREADRERERRSRTRIWTPSRAEVIERLDSAGLLPAITFIFSRAGCEAAVQQCMYAGLRLNDEDARQRVREIVEERTASIPGEDLHVLGYYEWLEGLERGIAAHHAGMLPTFKEVVEELFVKGLVKAVFATETLALGINMPARSVVLEKLVKWNGEQHADITPGEYTQLTGRAGRRGIDVEGHAAVLWQRGMDPSALAGLAGTRTYPLRSSFKPSYNMAVNLVQQFGRHRSRELLETSFAQFQADKSVVGISKQVQRNEEGLEGYEQGMTCHLGDFQEYAGMRRDLKDRETELAKQGAAQRRVAAAESLEKLRVGDVIHVPTGKFAGLALVLDPGVPAGRTNGHRRGFEHHDGPRPLVLTAERQVKRLAEIDFPVPVEALERMRIPKSFNPRSPQSRRDLASQLRTKAGHIAPDRHRKGRAAAADDREIARLRTALRAHPCHGCDEREDHARWAERYYRLQRDTRQLEQRIEGRTNTIARTFDRIYALLTELDYLRGDEATEHGKRLARLYGELDLLASECLRDGVWEGLSPAELAACVSALVYEARQSDDAVAPKVPGGAAKEALGEMVRIWGRLDALEEDHRINQTEGVGQREPDLGFAWAVFMWASGKGLDEVLREAEMPAGDFVRWCKQVIDVLGQVAAAAPREDSTVGKNARKAVDAVLRGVVAYSSVG from the coding sequence ATGACAGAGGACCTCTCACCAGCCGAGCGATACGCCGCGTCCCGGATCCGCGCCGCCGAGGACGCCACCGCGCTCGCCCCCTTCCGCGCCCTGTACGAATTCGACCTGGACCCCTTCCAGATCGAGGCATGCCAGGCGCTGGAGTCGGGCAAGGGCGTGCTGGTCGCGGCACCCACCGGCTCGGGCAAGACGATCGTCGGCGAGTTCGCCGTGCACCTCGCCCTCACGCAGGGCGGCAAGTGCTTCTACACCACGCCCATCAAGGCGCTGTCCAACCAGAAGTACCAGGACCTCGTGAAGCGTTACGGCGCGGACAAGGTCGGGCTGCTGACGGGTGACAACAGCGTCAACGCGGACGCGCCGGTGGTCGTCATGACCACCGAGGTGCTCCGCAACATGCTCTACGCGGGCTCGCAGTCGCTGCTCGGCCTCGCGTACGTGGTCATGGACGAGGTGCACTACCTCTCCGACCGCTTCCGGGGCGCGGTGTGGGAAGAGGTGATCATTCACCTTCCGGAGTCCGTGACGCTGGTGTCGCTGTCGGCGACCGTGTCCAACGCGGAGGAGTTCGGCGACTGGCTGGACACCGTGCGCGGCGACACCGCCGTCATCGTCTCCGAGCACCGGCCCGTGCCGCTCTGGCAGCACGTGCTGGCCGGGCGGAAGATGTACGACCTCTTCGAGGAGTCCGACGACGGGCGCGGGGGCCGCCGCGAGGTCAACCCCGATCTGCTGCGGATGGCCCGCCTGGAGAACCAGAAGACGTACAACCCGCGCGACCGCCGCAAGGGCAAGATGGTCCGCGAGGCCGACCGGGAGCGGGAGCGCCGGTCCAGGACGCGGATCTGGACGCCGAGCCGGGCCGAGGTCATCGAGCGGCTCGACTCCGCGGGTCTGCTGCCCGCGATCACGTTCATCTTCAGCCGGGCGGGCTGTGAGGCCGCCGTCCAGCAGTGCATGTACGCGGGCCTGCGGCTCAACGACGAGGACGCCCGGCAGCGGGTCCGCGAGATCGTCGAGGAGCGGACGGCTTCCATTCCCGGCGAGGACCTCCACGTACTCGGCTACTACGAGTGGCTGGAGGGCCTGGAGCGGGGCATCGCCGCGCACCACGCGGGCATGCTGCCGACCTTCAAGGAGGTCGTCGAGGAACTGTTCGTGAAGGGGCTGGTCAAGGCGGTCTTCGCGACGGAGACCCTGGCGCTCGGCATCAACATGCCCGCCAGGTCCGTCGTCCTGGAGAAGCTCGTCAAGTGGAACGGCGAGCAGCACGCCGACATCACCCCCGGCGAGTACACGCAGCTCACCGGGCGGGCCGGGCGGCGCGGCATCGACGTCGAGGGACACGCGGCGGTGCTGTGGCAGCGCGGCATGGACCCGAGCGCCCTGGCCGGGCTCGCGGGCACCCGCACGTATCCGCTGCGGTCCAGCTTCAAGCCGTCGTACAACATGGCCGTGAACCTGGTCCAGCAGTTCGGGCGGCACCGCTCGCGGGAGCTCCTGGAGACGTCGTTCGCGCAGTTCCAGGCGGACAAGTCGGTCGTCGGCATCTCGAAGCAGGTGCAGCGCAACGAAGAGGGACTTGAGGGATACGAGCAGGGCATGACCTGCCACCTCGGGGACTTCCAGGAGTACGCGGGGATGCGCCGCGACCTCAAGGACCGGGAGACGGAACTCGCCAAGCAGGGCGCTGCCCAGCGGCGGGTGGCGGCGGCCGAGTCGCTGGAGAAGCTGAGGGTCGGCGACGTCATCCACGTACCGACGGGGAAGTTCGCGGGGCTCGCCCTGGTGCTGGACCCGGGGGTTCCGGCGGGCCGCACCAACGGGCACCGGCGGGGCTTCGAGCATCACGACGGGCCGCGCCCGCTGGTGCTGACCGCCGAGCGGCAGGTCAAGCGGCTCGCGGAGATCGACTTCCCGGTGCCGGTGGAGGCGCTGGAGCGGATGCGCATCCCGAAGTCCTTCAACCCCCGCTCGCCGCAGTCGCGGCGGGACCTGGCCTCGCAGCTGCGGACCAAGGCGGGGCACATCGCGCCCGACCGGCACCGCAAGGGGCGGGCGGCGGCGGCCGACGACCGGGAGATCGCCCGGCTGCGGACGGCCCTGCGCGCCCACCCCTGCCACGGCTGCGACGAGCGCGAGGACCACGCCCGGTGGGCGGAGCGGTACTACCGGCTCCAGCGCGACACCCGGCAGCTGGAGCAGCGGATCGAGGGGCGGACGAACACGATCGCCCGCACCTTCGACCGGATCTACGCACTGCTGACCGAGCTGGACTACCTGCGCGGCGACGAGGCGACGGAGCACGGCAAGCGGCTGGCCCGGCTGTACGGGGAGCTGGACCTGCTCGCTTCGGAGTGTCTGCGGGACGGGGTCTGGGAGGGCCTGAGCCCGGCCGAACTCGCCGCGTGCGTCTCGGCGTTGGTGTACGAGGCACGGCAGTCCGACGACGCGGTGGCGCCGAAGGTGCCCGGTGGGGCGGCCAAGGAGGCACTCGGTGAGATGGTCCGCATCTGGGGGCGCCTCGACGCCCTGGAGGAGGACCACCGGATCAACCAGACCGAGGGCGTCGGCCAGCGGGAACCCGATCTGGGGTTCGCGTGGGCGGTGTTCATGTGGGCCTCGGGCAAGGGGCTCGACGAGGTGCTGCGGGAGGCGGAGATGCCTGCCGGGGACTTCGTACGGTGGTGCAAGCAGGTGATCGACGTGCTCGGGCAGGTCGCGGCCGCGGCTCCCCGGGAGGACAGCACGGTCGGCAAGAACGCGCGCAAGGCCGTGGACGCGGTGCTGCGGGGCGTGGTGGCGTACAGCTCGGTGGGTTAG
- a CDS encoding pseudouridine synthase, with amino-acid sequence MPRRPRRPTTAVSPLPQRLGIDALHLTLPPVGDDSPPTVREHLIARLAAAGPGTVDRMLDEGAFVTADGTSLAADAPYAPGLHLWFHRVLAPEPPVPFPIEVLHRDARILIADKPHFLATTPRGAHITQTALARLRHDLDLPTLSPAHRLDRLTAGVLLLVIDPTARGAYQNLFRDRHVTKRYEALAAHRPALPLPRTVRSRIEKTPGIVAAREVPGEPNSESRIELLDHRGDMARYRLTPHTGRTHQLRVHMNALGLPILGDPYFPTLTDPAPHDFTRPLQLLARTLEFTDPITGTHHRFESRRTLQAWTDPEGWATGT; translated from the coding sequence ATGCCCCGCAGACCCCGCCGCCCCACCACAGCCGTCTCCCCCCTCCCTCAGCGCCTCGGCATCGACGCTCTCCACCTCACGCTCCCGCCCGTCGGCGACGACTCCCCGCCCACCGTCCGCGAGCACCTCATCGCCCGTCTCGCCGCCGCGGGCCCCGGCACCGTCGACCGCATGCTCGACGAGGGCGCGTTCGTCACCGCCGACGGCACCTCCCTCGCCGCGGACGCCCCGTACGCCCCCGGCCTGCACCTCTGGTTCCACCGCGTCCTCGCCCCGGAGCCCCCCGTCCCGTTCCCGATCGAGGTCCTCCACCGGGACGCCCGCATCCTGATCGCCGACAAGCCCCACTTCCTCGCCACCACCCCCCGTGGCGCCCACATCACCCAGACCGCCCTCGCCCGCCTCCGCCACGACCTGGACCTCCCCACGCTCAGCCCGGCCCACCGTCTAGACCGCCTCACCGCCGGGGTGCTCCTCCTCGTCATCGACCCGACCGCCCGGGGCGCGTACCAGAACCTCTTCCGCGACCGCCACGTCACCAAGCGGTACGAGGCGCTGGCCGCGCACAGACCCGCTCTCCCCCTCCCCCGCACCGTCCGCAGCCGCATCGAGAAGACACCCGGCATCGTCGCCGCCCGCGAAGTCCCCGGCGAACCCAACAGCGAAAGCCGCATCGAACTCCTCGACCACCGGGGCGACATGGCCCGTTACCGCCTCACCCCCCACACCGGCCGCACCCACCAGCTCCGCGTCCACATGAACGCCCTGGGCCTCCCGATCCTCGGCGACCCCTACTTCCCCACCCTCACCGACCCCGCCCCCCACGACTTCACCAGGCCCCTCCAACTCCTCGCCCGCACCCTGGAGTTCACCGACCCGATCACGGGCACCCACCACCGCTTCGAAAGCCGCCGCACCCTCCAGGCATGGACCGACCCCGAGGGCTGGGCCACCGGCACATAG
- a CDS encoding ADP-ribosylglycohydrolase family protein, with protein MRGGGWDPGPATEFNGALRPCLGSALWALRTTTTVEDALREAIDLGGDTDTVAALTGTLAGAAYGASALPARWTDPLHAPSRASATGSPTPPDLRRLALARWQHAPCGGAGRCRCAGPPGHDQSARTNPPYP; from the coding sequence GTGCGGGGCGGCGGCTGGGACCCGGGCCCGGCCACGGAGTTCAACGGCGCGCTCCGGCCCTGCCTGGGCTCGGCACTCTGGGCCCTGCGTACGACGACCACCGTCGAGGACGCGCTGCGCGAGGCGATCGACCTGGGCGGCGACACGGACACAGTCGCGGCACTGACCGGCACGCTCGCAGGCGCGGCCTACGGCGCATCCGCCCTCCCCGCCCGCTGGACGGACCCCCTCCACGCCCCCTCCCGGGCTTCGGCGACCGGGTCCCCCACACCCCCGGACCTCCGCCGCCTGGCCCTCGCCCGGTGGCAGCACGCCCCGTGTGGGGGCGCGGGGCGGTGTCGGTGTGCGGGCCCGCCCGGCCACGATCAATCGGCACGTACGAACCCCCCATACCCTTGA
- a CDS encoding fasciclin domain-containing protein produces the protein MSTTRTPLARRAALTVSAVALLPLALTACSTSEKSTDAAGSSSSPTKEASMGSTPSDTTAMSGPFGPGCAGVPKEGAGSFDGMAKDPVATAASNNPALSTLVTAVKKAGLVDTLNNAENITVFAPTNDAFAKLPKADLDAVLADKAKLTSILTYHVVGQKLTPKQLETGTYPTLQKSTLTTAGSGESYKVNDTSSVVCGNVPTANATVYIVDTVLMPKS, from the coding sequence ATGAGCACCACCCGCACCCCCCTCGCCCGCCGCGCAGCCCTCACCGTGTCCGCGGTCGCCCTCCTGCCCCTCGCCCTCACCGCCTGCTCGACCTCCGAGAAGTCCACGGACGCCGCGGGCTCCTCGTCCTCCCCCACCAAGGAGGCGAGCATGGGTTCCACCCCGTCCGACACGACCGCGATGAGCGGCCCGTTCGGTCCGGGCTGCGCGGGCGTCCCCAAGGAGGGCGCGGGCAGCTTCGACGGGATGGCCAAGGACCCGGTGGCCACCGCCGCGTCGAACAACCCGGCCCTGTCCACCCTGGTCACCGCCGTGAAGAAGGCGGGCCTGGTCGACACCCTCAACAACGCCGAGAACATCACCGTGTTCGCCCCCACCAACGACGCCTTCGCCAAGCTGCCCAAGGCCGACCTGGACGCCGTCCTCGCCGACAAGGCCAAGCTCACCAGCATCCTCACCTACCACGTGGTCGGCCAGAAGCTGACCCCGAAGCAGCTGGAGACGGGCACCTACCCGACACTCCAGAAGTCCACCCTGACCACCGCGGGCTCGGGCGAGTCCTACAAGGTCAACGACACCTCGTCCGTGGTCTGCGGCAACGTCCCCACCGCCAACGCCACGGTCTACATCGTCGACACCGTCCTGATGCCGAAGAGCTGA
- a CDS encoding molybdopterin-dependent oxidoreductase, whose translation MSGKRGKLRTIASATSGLIAAFASLCAAELAAVAVRPEAGPVPAVGGAVVDRTPAAVKDFAVRTFGTADKLVLQLGILALLALFAVAVGLLATRHRRTAALLVFAFGALGAWAAVSRPEGRPLDALPSLLGGAAGAAVLLLLTSKLGAGTDAAPGTGPATGTGNVGSPDSGPVGSEAAGSTSEEHLPAASPGRGRAPAESAPAPASAPAPASAPAPAPAPAEATPGTAPELPRNMFPNGSRTDPPLPTDAPEHPTGGTADPAATDPAHPADDPAGPAAPGTPRPFDRRAFVLTATAAVAASAGAGLIGRRLNSDRQAGAATARSRITLPEPTDLARPLPPGADLRLPGLSPFTTPNRDFYRVDTALVVPRVDATRWRLTLHGRGLSTPLTYTYADLLRRPLIERDITLTCVSNQVGGPYVGTARWIGVRLADLLREAGVRPPSSGGPADQLVARSVDGMTLGSPVETVMDGRDALLALGMNGEPLPFDHGFPVRMLVPGLYGYVSACKWLQDLELTTFDDFDAYWVRRSWAREAPIKTQSRIDTPRPFASPKAGRVVVAGVAWAQHRGIARVEVRVDGGPWQDAALAAETSRDTWRQWSWPWQATPGNHSLEVRATDRAGDTQTERRTGTVPDGATGLHSVVVTVP comes from the coding sequence GTGAGCGGAAAACGCGGAAAGCTACGCACCATCGCCAGCGCGACCAGCGGCCTGATCGCCGCCTTCGCGTCGCTGTGCGCCGCCGAGCTGGCGGCTGTGGCCGTACGCCCCGAGGCCGGACCGGTTCCGGCGGTGGGCGGTGCGGTCGTGGACCGTACGCCCGCAGCGGTGAAGGACTTCGCGGTCCGCACCTTCGGCACGGCCGACAAGCTGGTCCTCCAGCTGGGCATCCTCGCCCTGCTGGCCCTCTTCGCCGTGGCCGTCGGCCTCCTCGCCACCCGCCACCGCCGCACGGCGGCCCTCCTCGTGTTCGCCTTCGGCGCGCTGGGCGCGTGGGCGGCGGTGTCCCGCCCGGAGGGCCGCCCGCTGGACGCTCTGCCGTCGCTGCTGGGCGGGGCGGCGGGCGCGGCGGTGCTGCTCCTGCTCACGTCGAAGCTGGGCGCCGGGACGGATGCGGCGCCCGGGACCGGACCGGCCACCGGCACGGGGAACGTGGGCTCCCCGGACTCCGGCCCGGTCGGGTCCGAGGCGGCCGGAAGCACGTCGGAGGAACACCTCCCGGCCGCCTCGCCCGGGCGGGGGCGGGCACCTGCGGAATCCGCCCCCGCTCCTGCCTCTGCCCCCGCCCCCGCCTCTGCCCCTGCTCCTGCTCCTGCTCCTGCGGAGGCCACCCCGGGCACGGCCCCGGAACTCCCCCGGAACATGTTCCCGAACGGCTCCCGCACCGATCCCCCGCTCCCCACCGACGCTCCCGAGCACCCGACCGGCGGCACGGCGGACCCGGCCGCCACCGATCCCGCGCACCCGGCCGACGATCCCGCGGGCCCCGCCGCCCCCGGCACCCCCCGCCCCTTCGACCGGCGCGCCTTCGTCCTCACCGCCACCGCGGCCGTCGCCGCATCGGCCGGTGCGGGGCTCATCGGCCGTCGCCTCAACTCCGACCGGCAGGCGGGCGCCGCCACGGCCCGCTCCCGGATCACCCTCCCCGAGCCCACCGACCTCGCCCGCCCCCTCCCCCCGGGAGCCGACCTCCGCCTCCCCGGCCTGAGCCCCTTCACCACGCCCAACCGGGACTTCTACCGAGTCGACACCGCCCTCGTCGTCCCCCGCGTCGACGCGACCCGGTGGCGGCTCACCCTCCACGGCAGGGGCCTCTCCACGCCCCTCACGTACACGTACGCGGATCTCCTCCGCCGCCCCCTGATCGAGCGCGACATCACCCTGACCTGCGTCTCCAACCAGGTCGGCGGCCCGTACGTCGGAACCGCCCGCTGGATCGGCGTGCGCCTGGCCGACCTCCTGCGCGAAGCCGGTGTACGGCCGCCCTCCTCCGGCGGTCCCGCCGACCAGCTCGTCGCCCGCTCGGTCGACGGCATGACGCTCGGCTCACCCGTCGAGACGGTGATGGACGGACGCGACGCCCTCCTCGCCCTCGGCATGAACGGCGAGCCGCTCCCCTTCGACCACGGCTTCCCGGTCCGGATGCTGGTGCCCGGCCTGTACGGCTACGTCTCGGCCTGCAAGTGGCTCCAGGACCTCGAACTGACCACCTTCGACGACTTCGACGCGTACTGGGTGCGCAGGAGCTGGGCCCGCGAGGCCCCGATCAAGACCCAGTCGCGCATCGACACCCCGCGCCCCTTCGCCTCACCGAAGGCGGGCCGGGTCGTGGTCGCCGGGGTGGCGTGGGCCCAGCACCGGGGCATCGCCCGGGTCGAGGTGCGGGTCGACGGCGGCCCCTGGCAGGACGCCGCACTCGCCGCCGAGACGAGCCGCGACACCTGGCGGCAGTGGAGCTGGCCCTGGCAGGCCACTCCCGGCAACCACTCCCTCGAAGTCCGCGCGACGGACCGTGCGGGCGACACCCAGACGGAACGCCGTACGGGAACCGTTCCCGACGGCGCGACCGGCCTGCACTCGGTGGTGGTCACCGTGCCCTGA